Part of the Aquarana catesbeiana isolate 2022-GZ linkage group LG06, ASM4218655v1, whole genome shotgun sequence genome is shown below.
TCCCTAAAATGCTGGGCATGCTTCTATCTGGAAACAACACAATATCCTTCATGCAATGCTTCTCTCAGACTTACTTTTTTCTCCTGGCTGCTAGCGCAGAGGATATTCTTTTATTCGTTATGGCATATGACCGATATGTTGCTATATGTAACCCTTTGCACTATCAACATCTGTTAAGGAAGAACATTTGtatcttttttatatttgtaatttgGCTATTGGCATCAATAAATTCTTTGTTAATGACCCTCCCAGTATCAATGATGTCCTTCTGCCAGTCCAACATAATTCACCATTTCTTTTGTGAGGCTAAATCTCTTACAAAGATCTCATGTGCTGGCAAAGAAGTGTTTTACTACATTGTATATATGGAGTTAGTACTGTTTGGTCTTTTTCCCTTTTTGTGTAGCTTGACATCGTACATCAAAATACTTAATGTCATTTTACAGATCAAATCAAGAGATGGGAAGAAGAAAGCGTTCTCCACCTGCTCATCCCACCTAGCTGTCATCACGCTCTACTATACAACTGGCGCCTCGATGTATGTTATTCCACCCTCAAAATATTCAGATTTTATAGAACAAATCTCCACAGTGCTCTGCACAGCTATTACTCCAATGTTAAACCCTCTGATATACAGTTTACGCAATAAAGATGTGAAGAAAGCTTTGCATAATTTAGTGGTGGTACATTTTAAATTAAAAGCAAACAAGTTTAAAGTGTAAGAAAACAATGACAAATGCATTTAATGTTGAACTGTCTTCATTTTTAAATATTAATACAGTCTTAACTTGAGGTATTGTACTTTTTTGACAATAAACACTATAACACATGATCTTTATTTtacaattaaaaatgtaatatacagaaTAGCAAATGATTCCCTGATCACTATGGGTTGTTTTGTTAAATCACAACAGTTGCTGTGTCTTTTCAGACAAGGTAATCAACATTAAACCTTAGATGGCGTTATActcagggagagggaggggggatttttgctctTACTTATTCACTTGTGTGTGTTCATTTCAGCCTGAGTTACTGAGTTATGTAAATAATGAAATGCAGGTAGTAAAAGAATTTGGAAAATATGAAAAGTAGTATTTAACGCCGTCTGTTGAAATGCATAATATTATTTGCTTCTTATTTTCCTGACAAAATAAAAAGCATTAACAATttttattttagtccagtcatggACATTGATTAATGCCAACAATAATGACTTACCCATTTTCtagactaagcctatttctgacacttgttgtttacaagttaaaatcagtattttttgctagaaaattacttagaacccccaaacattttatatatatatatatatatatatattttttagaaaagACTCTGGAGACTGAAATGGCTGTCTTTGCTGTCATATttgatgtcacacggtatttgcgcagcggcctttttttgggaaagaatacactttttttaataaaagaataagaaaacagtaaagttagcccatttttttgtatattgtaaaaagatgatgttacgccgagtaaatagatacctaactcaTTCTGAACTCTAAGGTCTTAATATAAGGTGAACTTTTTGGTCATTCAGTGGGAAATGCCCAGCTGAATGTAACAATGCATTGCAAAAAGTCTTCATTAGCCTTCATTGCACTAGACATCTGGTCAGGTGCCAGCCTTGGGCAAATATTGGTTTTATGGCTAAAGTACCAGCTCATGAAAAGCCGCTCTCCTGTCAGTCCTTTGTCAATATATTTGAATTTAGTGAGAGTGAGAGACAGCTGACAGAGCTTTTAGGTAGAGAGAGGTTGCTAGTGTAGTTTGCTTTTACAGAGCTATACAGTGCTGCTATACAAGATACTATATTTAGTGTTGTATGTTGCCACTGATATGTTGCAGTGATTTGCAGTTTATGTGGCTAGGGATAGTGGAGTGTAAGTTCATCTGCATTCACTGTGATTTGATAAGACTCAACATTCCTTTTaactactttttttcctttttgtgtgtgTCAAAAGCAATTTTTATTTCTGTGTTACTGCTTTCCcgccttttttgttttcttttggggtgtctttaattttttttcctttatgaggtCAGCAGCAACAGTGTGAAGCTGTTAGTGACACTGCAAAAGCTGCCATACCATTTTAATGAAGTAAAATGCTCTACAGCAACACTGGgaacttcattttttttgtggcaTCACACTGTATTGTCTTgaaagtttaataaaatgtcaaacCAGATTGTGCAAAAACAGTTCGAAACCACAACCCCACACTCTAGAAACAAGGCATTTGTGATTCTAAAATACAAATTAGAGTGGCATATTTCAGAGATAATAGCCGCACATACTGTATAGTGCAGTGGCTGGATAGTATATAAGCAGCTTGATTGGGCTGTAATATACGAAGGAAAGATGAGGCGGTTTTTATCATGAAATAataattagagtgtattatttcaaaAACAGCATTCAGAGATATTGTATAGACCAACTTCACATTAGTTAACCAGTTTTACTAGGCCACAATTAaagagggagagacaaggcaggttttatcgtgaaacaaaaaaaaatctgagaaaaaaaacagaaatattgtacagacgCCATACACACTATTCAGACTTTTTATTGGACTGCAGCTTTAAAAACTGGGCAGGTTTTATCATGAAAAAATACCcagagtgtattatttcagagacaacagCTGGAAATATTGTACAGACTTCACAGTCAGCATTGAAGCAGTTGGAATAGGCTGCATTTTTAAAAGGACACACAGTATGCAGTTTTTCATTTCAAAATTCTACATTTAAGTGGATATATttctatgaaaaatataaaaaaatattgtacaggCTCCATAGACATCATTGCAATTTTGATTTAGATGTTCTCTTGCAAGGGTAGTATTGTTTTGGCTCAACTAATCTACTCCCATTGCTGAACCCCAAAAATGCTAAGATAGTGTCAGGAAGGCCAGAAGATGTCCTGAACTTTCAATTCCTGTTAGGAGAATGCTGCACACGCACCTTGTAACAGTTCATGGCACCAAAATAGGCTATGTAAACTGGGTCAGCACCCAGACtcaatgctgtctgctctacagcattccctaTGTATCACTGCTATCCAGTATCTGATATCTGTTCCTGTTGTttgacctggcttgttcctgacatcaggggtgttgctaggtggcaaaaagactaggggcttcagcccgaagtccaaaaactggagggggggtggcGCGGCTTTTTttgggctgggtggtggggttgtgtgacttaccagtgcccatcaatgctgaccagtaaacacacctgcctgacactgacctacatacactgacctatatacactgacctacatacactgacctgcctgacctatatacactgacctgcctgacctacatacactgacctatatacactgacctgcctgacctatatacactgacttgcatacactgacctacatacactgacctatatacactgaccactgacctatatacactgacctacatacactgacctatatacactgaccactgacctgcctgacctatatacactgacctatatacacagacctatatacacactgacctacatacactgacctatatacactgaccactgacctgcctgacctatatacactgacctatatacactgaccactgacctacatacactgaccactgacctatatacactgacctacatacacacactgtgtgtctgacctacctcagccgtggtgtgcggtcacagcaggcagtcagtcacttgtcaccgtcagagaggagccgaggaggagaggaaagcGGCCCGCCCGAGTGGGGATGTagcgttcccgccttctggagcctgcaggctaagatggacgtCACATCACACGTCCCGCTCCAGAAGGCGGGAGCTGCAGCACTCGGCCACTTTCAGCCGCACTCGGCCGCTATGGCACGCGGGGACTTactcggctactttcggccgctatggcactcggggactCGGCTACTTTCGGCCACACTCAgccgctatggcactcggggactCGGCTACTTTCGGACACTTTTGGCCCGCACTCACAATCAGATCAGTCCCGGTGCCGGCACCGGCGCTCGGGGCTGacaatggaatgcagcattccatAGACTCGGGGCTTTTTGGGATCACATTcagggcttcagccccccctaacCACCTTCCCTATGCCCCTGCCTGACATTCTgccttctgcctgcatccgacccctgcTTGTCTctgactctgcatctgcctgctctttCTGCTACCTCGCTGCCAGCTCGTTGCCAATCCGGCCTGTACCCTGACTCCGCTCCAGCCTCTGCATCAGTTCCTGACTTGTCCGCCTGTGTATGATCCAGCCTgtctgtacctgccttctctccagCCCTTTGGGTGCAGCCATCCCACCTGCAGCTGCATCTGCTCCTCAGCCTGTGGTGTTCCAGTATCCTGCTTACTGCTGTTCCTGGTCTTCCTCTGTGTTGGTGTTTCTCCACAGTCCCATTAGGAGTTCCAGTCCAGCTCAACTgtcagcgatcctgccaggcacttgtgtgACTGCACtcccgcgcctcctgtctgctctagcaggggcctcgagtcagaggtgtaagagaggctgtcagctgcatatcaggctctaccaacactgcaacactgtacccatatgaaatttggatatttttttccccacaaatagagctttcttttggtggtatttgatcacctctgcgtttttattttttgcgctataaacaaaaaaagcgacaaaaaaacaaacaaatttcttcctcagtttaggccgatatatattcttctacatatttttggtaaaaaaaaaaaaaaaaatcgcaataagcgtatattgatcggtttgcgcaaaagttattcagcctacaaaataggggatagatttatagcattttttttgttttttatttttttttactagtaatggcagcgatctgcgatttttgtcaggactatgatattgcgatggacagatcagacacttttgacactattttgggaccattgacatttatacagcaatcagtgctataaaaatgcactgattactgtgtaaatgtcactggaagggaaggggttaacaataggggacgattaagtggttaaatgtgttaactagggagtgattctaactgtggggggaggggactgactgggggaggtgaccgatcggtgttcctatatacaagaaacacacaatctgtctcctctcccctggcaggacgtggatctgtgcgtttacacacacagatccacgtccctgctctctGACAAGCAATTGTGGGACATCATGGCCACcgaccgggcacgcgcatcggctcccgagtgacgtggagccccctagacggccggggaagccgaggacgtcatatgacggccacccggGATGACAGAGCCACCTTGCAGCCGTCATATTACTATGTgagggatgggaagtggttaatctaaagGTAATGTACACTAGACCAAAAAGGAGGGACGGCTACATATATAAGATGTATTATGTTTAAACTTACCAATTTAAGATATTGTTTTTCTGAAAAAGCAAGAGAATGGTGGTCCTGAAGATTAGTATCCCCAAAGAATCATCATGGTAGTTATACTGAGGAACCTGTAACACCCATCAAGGCACAACTAATAAACCAAACAGCATAGCTCTACCTGCTTTATATATGCACCCAACAGCTAGCTGAGAGATCTCCATTCTCCTTACCTACAATACAATAGCAGTATTCCACAACCAACTGTATCAGAAAAAATATATCACGGGACTTCTCTAAGCCATATCACATAATGGAAGCAAGTGAGCTTCAGCCTATGAATACTGTATATAAAGGCACACAAAAACCCATCAAAATTCATGCTATCCTTATAATGACATACCAAACTAAACTGTTAATTTCCCATACGGGGGACTTTCATATCATCATACTTAATGGCCAATCACTTTTATGAACACCTAAAATAATGTTTGCCTTCAAGTAGCACCAGTAGCTACTCACTTGGTGTATCCATAGACATTTTCAACACAAACACAAGAGTATAAACAAAAGGGAAGGAAATATTTTCATTGCTCACCTCTCCAGTGCACAGCCAAACTCACACAGCCTCCAGAATCACTCCTCTTCCAACCTACACCACTTATAAGTACTGAATGGCGTCTAATCAATCCCAGGCTCCTCCAATTTGCAATCTCCACATGCTTGAGTTAATAAATCCTCACCTGTGCTGTCTAAGAACACACCATCTACTTCATATGGAGCAGACAGTTTCTTCTAGGGGGAAGCTATTCCTCCAATCTTGAGGCTATCCAGGTTCCATATGCTAGGACTCCGTCCTTTTATGCGCTACCAAAAACCCACAAAAATTTGACCAGGCCACGTGGTCGCCCAATTATATCAGCAATAGAAGCCAAAACAGAAAAGGGGAGTCATTTGGTGGATGCATGGCTACGACCCCATGTATTCAGTCTTCCTTCGTATATCCAGGACACTGTGGACCTATTAAGGAAGCTACATGACATTACCATACCCCCCCCAACAGTATTTTGGTCTCCATCGATGTGGAGGCCTCATACTGTAGTATCCCTCACAGATTAGGAATATTGGTGATTGAAAGTTTCCTTGCTGAGATGGATCTATTAGCCAGGCCTTACAGTGTGTTCATTTTATGGTTGCTCTACCACATCCTTACCAAAAATGTGTTCACCTTTGATGATTCCCACTACCCCCAGGTGCAGGGGGTTACGATGGGGACtttttgtgccccatcatatgccaacctgtacctgggggggtgggaacgtaccaTCTTTGCGGAGGAGGATTTCTCTATGTATCTGGCTAACATTTTATGTTggtacaggtacatagatgacgtgttTATGGTATGGGATGCCAGCAAGGAAGAACTAAGTTTATGGATTATTTGTCATTGAACAGACTTAATCTGAAATTTACCACAAGTCAATATCCTTCTTGGACATAGAAATCTACAAATAATCTGATGGAACACTAGGGACAactctgctcactgtcataccctccacattcctctcctgtacatactgcccactgtcataccctccacacacctctcctgtacatactaccctttgtcatacccccacactcctctcctgtacatactaccctctgtcataccccccacatgcctctcctgtacatactaccctctgtcatacccccacactcttctcctgtacatactgctcactgtcatatcctccacactcctctcctgtacatactgctcactgtcataccctccacacttctcctctgtacatactgcccacttttaaaaactcctctactgtacatagtaggAAAAAATATAGCAGCGCTAAGGAATATATCAAAAACTAAGTGATTAGTGAATCGATAAAATAAATAATCAACAGTGATAATGATATAAAGTTCATCAAAGTAATATTGTTGAAACCAACAAAATCACAGTATAAACATATAGTTTATCAGAAATTAAACTTTTCTTCAGTAAAGAGCTATTTGTGAACAAAATCCAGACTACGTCATTATATGACGAAACGTGCATCAGGAGGAGcttacgtgctgacgtcatcatgtGTTGCAGTCCAAGTGGACGGGCGTTCGTACAAGCCGGCCAGCTGTCATGCTGTTTTTAATCCTTGATATTGTAAGTGTTActctatttttttattaaatgatgGTTCGTCAGAATTACGCTATGGTGAGTTCTTTTTATTCTGGGGAACATCTGAGCGACATCTGAAATTGACCACTTTATCTGAAACCGGGACCCAGGTGATCTGGGCtgtctgctgaccacatccctaggATCCTGCTGTGCCATTGGTCCCCTTTGTCtttcctggataaaggccctggctgggtaattGGCCGCAGGCTTCTacagcttgccttgcggtaagcgcgcaTTTTGTGTGGTGCTGACACTTAGATAGGGGATGAATCCTCCACCGCAACCAATCTAAATCATCTATTCACACCTGGTTTATGGATTTTGTTCACGAATAGCTCTTTACTGAAGAAAAGTTTCATTTCTGATAAACTATAcgtatatactgtgattttgttgGTTTCAACAATATTACTTTAGTGAATCGATAAAATAAATAATCAACAGTGATAATGATATAAAGTTCATAAATCACTTCGTTTTTGATATATTCCTTAACACTGCTACATTTTTTTCCTAATATATctgtgtgtgtatctcactttagtAGCTGCTTTAGTTTTAGTTTATGTGTTCCAATAGCGCAGTATAGTTTTTCTGTttttctactgtacatagtgcagagctctcataccttccacactcctctcctgtacatactgcccactgtcatacccttcacactcctctcctgaacatactgccccatcataccctctacactcctctcctgtacatactgccaactgtcataccctccacactcctctcctgtacatactgccaattgtctttctctccacactcctctcctgtacatactgccccaataataccttccacactcctctcctgtacatactgcccccatcataccctccacactcctctcctgtacacactgcccagtggcaaaccctccacactcctctcctgtacatagtgcccactgtcaacccacCACACTCCCcttgctgtgcatactgcccactgtcatacctccacactcctctcctgtacaaagtgcccactgccataccctccacactcctctcctgtacatagtgcccactgttataccctccacattcctctccctcacctgcacatacttcccacttttataccatccatacttctcccctatgcctcttacccacaaaaacagttctttaaaattatattgaatatcctcaatgttaccagctctagaatgggcacacttttgttagtttaaCTAAAGggaatcttctcagtcctcatattttttctgcccattattagtactcatttaattttctgattactactgtgatgtatagaggaacataggggatggcagctactctaaatataccactggtaaaaaaagtgtccctgaaaatatttttgaaatgttggcaactatgcacttgggtaCTGCCCGATGGCCATGGTCAGTAGAgtgccccatgagaggctcctgggatcctgtgatattaaagccgtagtaaactttgctaacattactactttttagaggccctgaggtaggttatgccataatgtactagtatgcacagcatattatcacattagggtacacttacctgtcagactgagccctccagcgctgcgctgtgatcaatccggccGGTCTCGGGTGCTTCCaacttcaccctgtcttccttccaggttctgtgccttcagtcacttgccttggccaggctgtgttgctgtcactcccacacatgctcatgcgcatcctctctctctcatccccctctctctctcatcctccctcccttatccctcacccctctctcatccctgttctctctctttcatcctccctctctctatgtaatttaatttgttataacaaaaactgttaggattttggtggggctttttataaaaataaataaaaaaataaaaatgcaaagcaCCAGGCCCATggtgttcttaatccggccctgaacCATACAATGTCCTGGAACAAATCTTCACTGTCCTGTATACAACAATCATATCCATGCTAAAACCTTTATTTCCTCATTCTTTAAGCTGTATATTAAAGAGGACAATGAAGAGGTTACTTGGGGTCAAGATTCTGCAAATGAATGCATCCAAAagttaaagcagatctaaacccaAACACTAAAATCACATATGTAATTTCTAAATCTGACAAATAATTAAATCTGCTAATTTAAAATGTAAGTTAAttcatttcattaaaataattcctagtgatcctgccatgatggtccttgttcagacacttaATTTTTGTTGGAGAGCACCATTACTTTAAGATTaaaataatattccacccaaaataaataaattcaaaatgACTGCAgctatttaataaaataaatacataatgtaGTGTACACTTATTAATGGTGTGATGAACAGTGCtgtaaaacaaaaacaacacaaaaatacatTGAAGAAAAATCTTATTATACACTATACTTTGTTCTTTTGTTCTTTACCTCTTCAGTTATATTTGCATTTGTTTACAAACTCTTTTTCCAGTAAGTGCCCAGAAAAAACTCCACAGGTGTAGACTTCAGATATAACGTGCCGGTTCACCTTGTGCCTCCACTCACAAAAAAGTTCACCAAGTATAATTGACCTTTATGCTTATTTTATTTATGTTGCATTGATGCgtaggttaaacctgggtggctaaaccgtaaCGTAAAAAGGCTTATTAAAGAGagaaaatggcctttaaaaattaTAAAGGAgatggatcatcatcagcatttcaaCACTAGAAGGAATGCAATAAtaagtgtaagaacgcaatcagttgcatctttcccaaaaagactcatggctgtattatatcaaaagggtgcttctactaaatactgagcaaagggtctgaatacttaggaccatgtgatatttcagtttttcttttttaataaatctgcaaaaatgtcaacaattctgtgtttttctgtcaatataatgtgctgtgtgtacattaatgaggaaaaaaatgaacttaaatgattttagcaaatggctgcaatataacaaagagtgaaaaatttaagggggtctgaatactttccgtccccactgtagatgacacagagaaggcaactgaaCTAAATGTTTTCTTCTCCTCggattttaaaaaaggaaaaggaggggtatacagaccatgactgtattgttagtaacatGTTGCAgtatgtacccttgtggctaacagaagctgtTGTCCTGAAGAGTAgaaaagcttaacacaaataaatcaccaggaccagatggcttacacccaagagtcctcaaatAACTCAGTCAAggtatagccagaccattgttcctaatctttatgAACAGCAtattgacaggaatggtaccagctgattgaaggaaagccaatgtggtaccaatattcaaaaaagggcggagacatatacctggaaactacaggccagtcagccttaCAGCAATAGTATGTTAactgttggaggggatgataagggactatatccaagaatttgctgatgaaaacagtatcatcagCAGAAATAAGCATGGGTTTATGGAgggtcgttcctgccagaccaacctgttaacattctatgaggaagtgagctgccatctagataagggaaggccggtggatgtggtgtatctagattttgcaaaagcatttgatacagttccccatacacGCTTCATCTACAAACAGATCTATAGACATAGACCACAGAGTTTTTTcatagatagaaaactggttaGAGGGTAATGTACaatgggtggtgataaataacgtgtactcagactggtctggagtggtaagtggggtaccccaaggctctgtcttaggACAATTATATAGAGTTCGGTATAGATATCTCAATCTCAgcttttgcggatgacacaaaaaaagggcaataacttcacatcaggatatacaaattttacagaaagacctgaataaaataatggggtgggcaactacatggcaaatgaggtttaatgttggaaaatgtaaagtgatgcacttgggggctaggaaTATAAATGCAAACTATTcactggggggggaacctctgggaaATCAAggttggagaaagatctgggggtcctgacAGAAGATAGACTGAGCAATAGcaggcaatgtcaagctgcagcaagcaaagccagcagactattagcttgtataaaaaagggaatttactccagagataatatgattatcctgccactttataaatctctggtccggccacatctggagtattccgtccagttctggtcacctgtCCTCGAGAGGGACGTGGTGGAGCTGgaaaaagtccagagaagggcaactaaattggaAGGCGGACTGGAAGACCTCAATTACGGGGAACGACTGCAAGCACTAAATTTgtcctccctggagaagagacatttGAGATATGATAGcagtatacaaatacctcaattgtGATGGAATTGTGAGGAAACTTTTCAGTcttagggagtgtaagaagacatggggccacgcaatgagattggaagagacgcagtttaaccttaagctgtgtaggggatttttcactgtcagggtgataaGGACGTGGAACTCCACAATTGGTGTTGTcagcacacagaggcacacctccagctctgcagctctcattggccctcttatgactcatcccccctcccttcctggcaaaccctcacaagattgagagagagctgtgcatgatgtcataagcctaggctaatgaccagacaagaaacaggaagtgggctatataaggtagaTACTCTGAGTATGTTTGATACCATTCAAGTGAGTACCCATCTAAGCCAGGGGTTTTTATTCGCAGCAAAG
Proteins encoded:
- the LOC141148002 gene encoding olfactory receptor 1G1-like, whose protein sequence is MVNGTSQNDFQIVPFFYKTGDRSLVLSIFFSIYLIGLLLNVLLLTLIYINDHLHTPLYIFLCNLSLVDICSITATVPKMLGMLLSGNNTISFMQCFSQTYFFLLAASAEDILLFVMAYDRYVAICNPLHYQHLLRKNICIFFIFVIWLLASINSLLMTLPVSMMSFCQSNIIHHFFCEAKSLTKISCAGKEVFYYIVYMELVLFGLFPFLCSLTSYIKILNVILQIKSRDGKKKAFSTCSSHLAVITLYYTTGASMYVIPPSKYSDFIEQISTVLCTAITPMLNPLIYSLRNKDVKKALHNLVVVHFKLKANKFKV